A part of Aegilops tauschii subsp. strangulata cultivar AL8/78 chromosome 2, Aet v6.0, whole genome shotgun sequence genomic DNA contains:
- the LOC109767065 gene encoding uncharacterized protein isoform X3, which translates to MNRCELTDPPFRDVSNLGTPKPNPNSPSPLFFTASKTPLPVPTPTPLVRRRPLAGAATPTPIGRRKALAGAATPTPIGLRKALAGAATPTPLARRLRALELDQSRSARRAESGRERALRAFAASASSWLSLLLRDPSACGCSPAATATATHVSAAGKRDRLDGERARGSSPKRHRGRDRYGEKRKAMTPAMVAVLRESLREVCSLEDVKQRMGKYMSTEACEEVLVMMCQICKNIDERRLKMRANCPIVTDLRLKENATRVFLCYNPEWLRIGLHMVLGGDCLLQSGSWKREKEVSFLKLLLEKQLFGQNVAPTTFAHNKVVEGLHRTDYTEALGDIILKRMFLLVAALDRAKMERALPLKFGIDSLDGGSPPLFCHRANIKSSQQIIHQSLAEAMHGEGDLLMHLSTMGYKLNYQQPALSEYDFTIGNLFEDLHDGIILCRVVQLLLSDASIILKVIAPSDTHKKKLHNCTTAIQYIKQAGVPISDADGVTISAEDIANGDKELILSLLWNMFIHMQLPLLVNKTSLARELSRLNASAVEQPISVTKSHMALLYDWIQAVCAKYGLSVESSQIDRKALKYFINHYLNISIHRCPLKETFSDCRKELFSCHEQETSTVITSCPSSKLGEVLGDFLQDFPASGILANDVLFDEKGAIILIAFLCSHLTNDKRLEQLRNLISTRLDCQSLENRVSARLKSPGKNDVKYQSPRTDNTDDSCTSQEKAATIIQAQIRRIIAKNRYHELRKSISILQGAIRAWSSVIMIRKSCCLTAAFSTHVRAHGSYNRWLISILERHRFVRMRRSAIVIQQAVRIWIGERKRSENIEPFESHGFLETTASPKTDCIEMCDGEHETTPCKDLGTSIASAAPQCLDESNHIDTVTILQLHVKNSNYVTSPSPHRSIIKSGSVNSVSHHPCEIETASIASATKLACEDDVDSRSNISCGASFEHEQPVSAQLDFSLRKDIVAVQKIQFAYRRFVHNRSERISAATKIQSHWRGFTMRMCFTKQVEAIIVIQSVARHNLCSWAFRRYHNAALDIQRIARGCFARKRLLGSSLQTYTSLVSLDQSQHKKSHQSTELKIVLYSALRLQRWWRKVLLHQSIRLSAISIQSSVRGWLARKQAKRITCCIHVIQTWWRNVMFLESRKRAVTTIQSHVRGWIARQFAIRKRKSITIIQSFVKAHHVRKASKQEIVDIRSRIQKASAQVDDDMRLINRLIAALSQITGCRSISSIRQTCTTLSIATELSEKCCATLVDAGAVDILLKQIPQLNRGIPDQEVLKQVLYTLRNIARFPNVRPVLANNPQLVNTIFQELLRNKTDMFFIACEILKKLCESEEGRGFAGALGHHIRRLASMVQGLEKKVELDKRNGHTEARKEDNLRRLGEAAALYHLLTNK; encoded by the exons ATGAACCGCTGCGAGCTCACCGACCCCCCCTTCCGCGACGTCTCCAACCTCGGCACCCCAAAACCTAACCCCAACTCTCCCTCCCCGCTCTTCTTCACCGCCTCCAAAACACCACTCCCTGTCCCCACCCCGACACCCCTGGTCCGCAGGAGGCCCCTCGCCGGCGCTGCGACCCCGACGCCCATCGGCCGCAGGAAGGCCCTCGCCGGCGCGGCGACCCCGACGCCCATCGGCCTCAGGAAGGCCCTCGCCGGCGCGGCGACCCCGACGCCCCTcgcccgccgcctccgcgcccTCGAACTCGACCAGTCGCGCTCCGCCCGCCGCGCCGAGTCCGGCCGCGAGCGCGCACtccgcgccttcgccgcctccgcCTCGTCATGGCTCTCCCTCCTACTCCGCGACCCCTCCGCCTGCGGCTGCTCCCCCGCTGCAACCGCCACGGCCACACACGTCTCTGCTGCCGGCAAGCGCGACAGGCTCGACGGGGAGCGCGCGCGGGGCAGCAGCCCGAAGCGGCACCGCGGCAGGGACCGCTACGGGGAGAAGAGGAAGGCGATGACACCTGCCATGGTGGCCGTGTTAAGGGAGTCCCTGAGGGAGGTGTGCAGCTTGGAGGATGTGAAGCAGAGGATGGGCAAGTACATGAGCACGGAGGCGTGCGAGGAGGTGCTCGTCATGATGTGCCAAATTTGTAAG aaCATTGATGAGAGAAGGCTGAAGATGAGAGCCAATTGCCCAATTGTTACCGATCTTAGGCTGAAAGAGAACGCGACTAGAGTTTTCTTGTGTTACAATCCAGAGTGGCTCAGGATAGGCTTGCATATGGTCCTTGGGGGTGATTGCTTGCTACAGAGTGGATCGTGGAAACGGGAAAAGGAGGTTTCCTTTCTGAAACTTCTTCTGGAGAAGCAGTTGTTTGGTCAAAACGTGGCCCCAACAACTTTTGCTCACAATAAGGTTGTAGAAGGGCTCCACAGAACAGATTATACTGAAGCATTGGGCGACATTATACTGAAAAGAATGTTTCTGCTCGTCGCTGCTCTAGATAGGGCGAAAATGGAAAGAGCCCTACCTCTCAAATTTGGAATCGATAGCCTTGACGGTGGATCCCCTCCATTGTTTTGTCACCGAGCCAACATAAAATCTAGCCAGCAAATTATTCATC AGTCTTTGGCTGAGGCCATGCATGGAGAAGGTGATCTCCTGATGCATCTGTCAACCATGGGCTATAAACTGAATTATCAACAG CCTGCGCTGTCGGAGTATGATTTCACTATAGGAAACTTATTTGAAGATCTCCATGATGGCATAATTCTTTGTAGAGTTGTTCAGCTCCTGCTTTCTGATGCATCGATTATTTTG AAAGTGATTGCTCCATCAGATACACATAAAAAGAAATTGCACAATTGCACCACGGCTATCCAGTATATCAAGCAAGCTGGGGTTCCAATATCTGATGCAGATGGAGTCACAATTTCAGCAGAAGATATTGCTAATGGCGACAAGGAACTAATTCTTTCATTGCTATGGAATATGTTCATTCATATGCAG TTACCCTTGCTAGTAAATAAAACTTCACTAGCTCGTGAACTATCCAGGTTAAATGCATCGGCGGTG GAACAACCAATCTCTGTGACCAAGTCGCACATGGCCTTGCTTTACGATTGGATTCAG GCGGTGTGTGCAAAATATGGCTTAAGTGTGGAAAGTTCTCAGATTGACAGGAAAGCACTGAAATACTTCATAAATCACTATCTGAACATTAGCATTCATAGGTGTCCCCTAAAG GAGACATTTTCTGATTGTCGAAAGGAATTGTTCAGTTGCCATGAACAAGAGACTTCCACTGTTATCACCAGCTGTCCATCAAGCAAACTAGGAGAAGTTCTTGGAGACTTTCTTCAG GATTTTCCAGCTAGTGGCATCTTAGCCAATGATGTATTATTCGATGAAAAGGGTGCAATAATTTTGATTGCATTCCTTTGTTCACATCTGACTAATGATAAAAGATTG GAACAACTACGGAATTTGATCAGTACGAGATTGGACTGCCAAAGCCTGGAGAATAGAGTTTCTGCTAGGCTTAAATCTCCGGGAAAGAATGATGTGAAGTATCAATCCCCTCGGACAGATAACACAGATGATTCATGCACTAGCCAGG AGAAGGCTGCTACAATTATACAAGCTCAAATCAGACGGATAATTGCAAAGAACAGATATCATGAGCTTAGGAAGTCAATATCTATCCTGCAAGGTGCTATAAGAGCTTGGTCATCTGTTATCATGATAAGGAAATCATGCTGTCTAACTGCCGCCTTCTCTACCCACGTGCGAGCACATG GCAGCTATAACAGATGGTTAATTTCCATATTAGAAAGGCATAGATTTGTGCGAATGAGAAGATCTGCCATTGTGATTCAGCAAGCTGTAAGGATTTGGATTGGGGAAAGAAAGAGATCTGAGAACATCGAGCCTTTTGAAAGCCATGGGTTCTTGGAAACTACAGCTTCGCCGAAAACTGATTGCATAGAAATGTGCGATGGTGAGCATGAAACAACACCTTGCAAGGATTTGGGTACATCGATAGCTTCTGCTGCCCCTCAATGCCTTGATGAGAGTAACCATATAGATACAGTCACTATTCTGCAGCTTCATGTCAAAAACAGCAACTATGTAACTTCTCCTAGTCCTCATCGGAGTATCATTAAGAGTGGCTCTGTAAATTCCGTCAGCCATCACCCATGTGAGATTGAGACTGCCAGCATAGCATCAGCCACTAAACTTGCGTGCGAGGATGATGTGGATAGTAGAAGCAATATATCTTGTGGAGCTTCATTCGAGCATGAACAGCCTGTATCTGCCCAGCTCGATTTCTCACTTCGCAAAGACATAGTGGCTGTTCAAAAGATACAGTTTGCATATAGAAGATTTGTACACAACAGATCTGAAAGAATATCTGCTGCAACCAAAATCCAGAGCCACTGGCGTGGTTTCACCATGCGGATGTGTTTCACAAAGCAAGTTGAAGCTATCATTGTAATCCAATCTGTAGCCAGACACAACTTGTGCAGCTGGGCCTTTCGGCGGTATCACAATGCTGCACTAGACATTCAGCGTATTGCCAGAGGATGTTTCGCTAGAAAGCGACTATTAG GTTCTTCACTGCAAACCTACACTAGCCTTGTTAGCCTTGACCAAAGTCAGCATAAAAAATCTCACCAGAGTACTGAACTCAAAATTGTGTTGTACTCAGCCTTAAGGCTACAAAGATGGTGGAGGAAGGTCCTATTGCACCAGTCTATCAGACTATCAGCTATCTCAATTCAATCCTCAGTTCGTGGTTGGTTGGCTCGGAAACAAGCCAAACGAATTACCTGCTGCATCCATGTCATTCAA ACATGGTGGAGAAATGTTATGTTTCTTGAATCAAGGAAAAGAGCTGTGACTACTATTCAATCCCATGTTCGTGGTTGGATAGCACGACAGTTTGCTATTAGAAAAAGGAAGTCTATAACTATTATTCAG TCATTTGTCAAAGCACACCATGTGAGGAAAGCTTCAAAGCAAGAAATTGTTGACATAAGGTCTAGAATTCAGAAGGCTTCTGCACAAGTTGATGATGACATGCGCCTGATCAATAGACTAATTGCTGCGCTGTCACAAATCACTGGATGTAGAAGCATCAGCAGCATTCGACAAACTTGCACGACACTAA GTATTGCTACAGAGCTTTCTGAGAAGTGTTGTGCGACACTTGTTGATGCCGGTGCTGTAGACATTCTGCTGAAGCAAATCCCTCAACTTAACCGTGGGATCCCTGACCAGGAAGTCTTGAAGCAAGTACTCTATACACTGCGGAACATTGCACGATTCCCAAATGTTCGACCGGTGTTAGCTAACAATCCACAATTGGTTAACACTATTTTCCAGGAGCTGCTGCG GAACAAAACAGACATGTTTTTCATCGCATGTGAAATTTTGAAGAAGCTGTGCGAGTCGGAAGAAGGGCGCGGATTCGCCGGGGCCCTGGGGCACCACATAAGAAGGCTGGCCAGTATGGTGCAAGGCCTTGAGAAGAAGGTGGAGCTCGACAAGAG AAATGGTCACACCGAAGCTCGTAAGGAGGACAATTTGCGGCGGCTCGGGGAGGCGGCGGCCCTCTACCATCTTCTCACCAATAAATAA
- the LOC109767065 gene encoding uncharacterized protein isoform X2: MNRCELTDPPFRDVSNLGTPKPNPNSPSPLFFTASKTPLPVPTPTPLVRRRPLAGAATPTPIGRRKALAGAATPTPIGLRKALAGAATPTPLARRLRALELDQSRSARRAESGRERALRAFAASASSWLSLLLRDPSACGCSPAATATATHVSAAGKRDRLDGERARGSSPKRHRGRDRYGEKRKAMTPAMVAVLRESLREVCSLEDVKQRMGKYMSTEACEEVLVMMCQICKNIDERRLKMRANCPIVTDLRLKENATRVFLCYNPEWLRIGLHMVLGGDCLLQSGSWKREKEVSFLKLLLEKQLFGQNVAPTTFAHNKVVEGLHRTDYTEALGDIILKRMFLLVAALDRAKMERALPLKFGIDSLDGGSPPLFCHRANIKSSQQIIHQSLAEAMHGEGDLLMHLSTMGYKLNYQQPALSEYDFTIGNLFEDLHDGIILCRVVQLLLSDASIILKVIAPSDTHKKKLHNCTTAIQYIKQAGVPISDADGVTISAEDIANGDKELILSLLWNMFIHMQLPLLVNKTSLARELSRLNASAVEQPISVTKSHMALLYDWIQAVCAKYGLSVESSQIDRKALKYFINHYLNISIHRCPLKETFSDCRKELFSCHEQETSTVITSCPSSKLGEVLGDFLQDFPASGILANDVLFDEKGAIILIAFLCSHLTNDKRLEQLRNLISTRLDCQSLENRVSARLKSPGKNDVKYQSPRTDNTDDSCTSQEKAATIIQAQIRRIIAKNRYHELRKSISILQGAIRAWSSVIMIRKSCCLTAAFSTHVRAHGSYNRWLISILERHRFVRMRRSAIVIQQAVRIWIGERKRSENIEPFESHGFLETTASPKTDCIEMCDGEHETTPCKDLGTSIASAAPQCLDESNHIDTVTILQLHVKNSNYVTSPSPHRSIIKSGSVNSVSHHPCEIETASIASATKLACEDDVDSRSNISCGASFEHEQPVSAQLDFSLRKDIVAVQKIQFAYRRFVHNRSERISAATKIQSHWRGFTMRMCFTKQVEAIIVIQSVARHNLCSWAFRRYHNAALDIQRIARGCFARKRLLALRLQRWWRKVLLHQSIRLSAISIQSSVRGWLARKQAKRITCCIHVIQTWWRNVMFLESRKRAVTTIQSHVRGWIARQFAIRKRKSITIIQSFVKAHHVRKASKQEIVDIRSRIQKASAQVDDDMRLINRLIAALSQITGCRSISSIRQTCTTLSIATELSEKCCATLVDAGAVDILLKQIPQLNRGIPDQEVLKQVLYTLRNIARFPNVRPVLANNPQLVNTIFQELLRNKTDMFFIACEILKKLCESEEGRGFAGALGHHIRRLASMVQGLEKKVELDKRNGHTEARKEDNLRRLGEAAALYHLLTNK; encoded by the exons ATGAACCGCTGCGAGCTCACCGACCCCCCCTTCCGCGACGTCTCCAACCTCGGCACCCCAAAACCTAACCCCAACTCTCCCTCCCCGCTCTTCTTCACCGCCTCCAAAACACCACTCCCTGTCCCCACCCCGACACCCCTGGTCCGCAGGAGGCCCCTCGCCGGCGCTGCGACCCCGACGCCCATCGGCCGCAGGAAGGCCCTCGCCGGCGCGGCGACCCCGACGCCCATCGGCCTCAGGAAGGCCCTCGCCGGCGCGGCGACCCCGACGCCCCTcgcccgccgcctccgcgcccTCGAACTCGACCAGTCGCGCTCCGCCCGCCGCGCCGAGTCCGGCCGCGAGCGCGCACtccgcgccttcgccgcctccgcCTCGTCATGGCTCTCCCTCCTACTCCGCGACCCCTCCGCCTGCGGCTGCTCCCCCGCTGCAACCGCCACGGCCACACACGTCTCTGCTGCCGGCAAGCGCGACAGGCTCGACGGGGAGCGCGCGCGGGGCAGCAGCCCGAAGCGGCACCGCGGCAGGGACCGCTACGGGGAGAAGAGGAAGGCGATGACACCTGCCATGGTGGCCGTGTTAAGGGAGTCCCTGAGGGAGGTGTGCAGCTTGGAGGATGTGAAGCAGAGGATGGGCAAGTACATGAGCACGGAGGCGTGCGAGGAGGTGCTCGTCATGATGTGCCAAATTTGTAAG aaCATTGATGAGAGAAGGCTGAAGATGAGAGCCAATTGCCCAATTGTTACCGATCTTAGGCTGAAAGAGAACGCGACTAGAGTTTTCTTGTGTTACAATCCAGAGTGGCTCAGGATAGGCTTGCATATGGTCCTTGGGGGTGATTGCTTGCTACAGAGTGGATCGTGGAAACGGGAAAAGGAGGTTTCCTTTCTGAAACTTCTTCTGGAGAAGCAGTTGTTTGGTCAAAACGTGGCCCCAACAACTTTTGCTCACAATAAGGTTGTAGAAGGGCTCCACAGAACAGATTATACTGAAGCATTGGGCGACATTATACTGAAAAGAATGTTTCTGCTCGTCGCTGCTCTAGATAGGGCGAAAATGGAAAGAGCCCTACCTCTCAAATTTGGAATCGATAGCCTTGACGGTGGATCCCCTCCATTGTTTTGTCACCGAGCCAACATAAAATCTAGCCAGCAAATTATTCATC AGTCTTTGGCTGAGGCCATGCATGGAGAAGGTGATCTCCTGATGCATCTGTCAACCATGGGCTATAAACTGAATTATCAACAG CCTGCGCTGTCGGAGTATGATTTCACTATAGGAAACTTATTTGAAGATCTCCATGATGGCATAATTCTTTGTAGAGTTGTTCAGCTCCTGCTTTCTGATGCATCGATTATTTTG AAAGTGATTGCTCCATCAGATACACATAAAAAGAAATTGCACAATTGCACCACGGCTATCCAGTATATCAAGCAAGCTGGGGTTCCAATATCTGATGCAGATGGAGTCACAATTTCAGCAGAAGATATTGCTAATGGCGACAAGGAACTAATTCTTTCATTGCTATGGAATATGTTCATTCATATGCAG TTACCCTTGCTAGTAAATAAAACTTCACTAGCTCGTGAACTATCCAGGTTAAATGCATCGGCGGTG GAACAACCAATCTCTGTGACCAAGTCGCACATGGCCTTGCTTTACGATTGGATTCAG GCGGTGTGTGCAAAATATGGCTTAAGTGTGGAAAGTTCTCAGATTGACAGGAAAGCACTGAAATACTTCATAAATCACTATCTGAACATTAGCATTCATAGGTGTCCCCTAAAG GAGACATTTTCTGATTGTCGAAAGGAATTGTTCAGTTGCCATGAACAAGAGACTTCCACTGTTATCACCAGCTGTCCATCAAGCAAACTAGGAGAAGTTCTTGGAGACTTTCTTCAG GATTTTCCAGCTAGTGGCATCTTAGCCAATGATGTATTATTCGATGAAAAGGGTGCAATAATTTTGATTGCATTCCTTTGTTCACATCTGACTAATGATAAAAGATTG GAACAACTACGGAATTTGATCAGTACGAGATTGGACTGCCAAAGCCTGGAGAATAGAGTTTCTGCTAGGCTTAAATCTCCGGGAAAGAATGATGTGAAGTATCAATCCCCTCGGACAGATAACACAGATGATTCATGCACTAGCCAGG AGAAGGCTGCTACAATTATACAAGCTCAAATCAGACGGATAATTGCAAAGAACAGATATCATGAGCTTAGGAAGTCAATATCTATCCTGCAAGGTGCTATAAGAGCTTGGTCATCTGTTATCATGATAAGGAAATCATGCTGTCTAACTGCCGCCTTCTCTACCCACGTGCGAGCACATG GCAGCTATAACAGATGGTTAATTTCCATATTAGAAAGGCATAGATTTGTGCGAATGAGAAGATCTGCCATTGTGATTCAGCAAGCTGTAAGGATTTGGATTGGGGAAAGAAAGAGATCTGAGAACATCGAGCCTTTTGAAAGCCATGGGTTCTTGGAAACTACAGCTTCGCCGAAAACTGATTGCATAGAAATGTGCGATGGTGAGCATGAAACAACACCTTGCAAGGATTTGGGTACATCGATAGCTTCTGCTGCCCCTCAATGCCTTGATGAGAGTAACCATATAGATACAGTCACTATTCTGCAGCTTCATGTCAAAAACAGCAACTATGTAACTTCTCCTAGTCCTCATCGGAGTATCATTAAGAGTGGCTCTGTAAATTCCGTCAGCCATCACCCATGTGAGATTGAGACTGCCAGCATAGCATCAGCCACTAAACTTGCGTGCGAGGATGATGTGGATAGTAGAAGCAATATATCTTGTGGAGCTTCATTCGAGCATGAACAGCCTGTATCTGCCCAGCTCGATTTCTCACTTCGCAAAGACATAGTGGCTGTTCAAAAGATACAGTTTGCATATAGAAGATTTGTACACAACAGATCTGAAAGAATATCTGCTGCAACCAAAATCCAGAGCCACTGGCGTGGTTTCACCATGCGGATGTGTTTCACAAAGCAAGTTGAAGCTATCATTGTAATCCAATCTGTAGCCAGACACAACTTGTGCAGCTGGGCCTTTCGGCGGTATCACAATGCTGCACTAGACATTCAGCGTATTGCCAGAGGATGTTTCGCTAGAAAGCGACTATTAG CCTTAAGGCTACAAAGATGGTGGAGGAAGGTCCTATTGCACCAGTCTATCAGACTATCAGCTATCTCAATTCAATCCTCAGTTCGTGGTTGGTTGGCTCGGAAACAAGCCAAACGAATTACCTGCTGCATCCATGTCATTCAA ACATGGTGGAGAAATGTTATGTTTCTTGAATCAAGGAAAAGAGCTGTGACTACTATTCAATCCCATGTTCGTGGTTGGATAGCACGACAGTTTGCTATTAGAAAAAGGAAGTCTATAACTATTATTCAG TCATTTGTCAAAGCACACCATGTGAGGAAAGCTTCAAAGCAAGAAATTGTTGACATAAGGTCTAGAATTCAGAAGGCTTCTGCACAAGTTGATGATGACATGCGCCTGATCAATAGACTAATTGCTGCGCTGTCACAAATCACTGGATGTAGAAGCATCAGCAGCATTCGACAAACTTGCACGACACTAA GTATTGCTACAGAGCTTTCTGAGAAGTGTTGTGCGACACTTGTTGATGCCGGTGCTGTAGACATTCTGCTGAAGCAAATCCCTCAACTTAACCGTGGGATCCCTGACCAGGAAGTCTTGAAGCAAGTACTCTATACACTGCGGAACATTGCACGATTCCCAAATGTTCGACCGGTGTTAGCTAACAATCCACAATTGGTTAACACTATTTTCCAGGAGCTGCTGCG GAACAAAACAGACATGTTTTTCATCGCATGTGAAATTTTGAAGAAGCTGTGCGAGTCGGAAGAAGGGCGCGGATTCGCCGGGGCCCTGGGGCACCACATAAGAAGGCTGGCCAGTATGGTGCAAGGCCTTGAGAAGAAGGTGGAGCTCGACAAGAG AAATGGTCACACCGAAGCTCGTAAGGAGGACAATTTGCGGCGGCTCGGGGAGGCGGCGGCCCTCTACCATCTTCTCACCAATAAATAA